The following coding sequences lie in one Aspergillus luchuensis IFO 4308 DNA, chromosome 8, nearly complete sequence genomic window:
- a CDS encoding uncharacterized protein (COG:S;~EggNog:ENOG410PM8E), whose product MAGSIQNIVATPLHAVAESNIALAHLNFDFSLVKVEAPAELQPVGRQLSQARRQSAEDGSFHILARRLGVLFDDVLPDVPLLLEAYGTRASEIAQETSQKLHQPRNIVDGFFGTHLGIDSTTIWASATSGRSVLRIHLLACFLARIWTHQEATGVWKDIVEHRQAMIRRQAQSSEIMDNYLAQLAAAHEIDEALLASWDSSARAWLQIADQAKKKEQIQVQLIVNNRSVAVKDQEASDDQPSPKPNSYDSVMSNFNRALTAMESLIKGEPQRITDAGIMLGLTSWHLYPDLVVLTSSTKEISQKDQLVKEGGIVTIAIAPETGPRADGVYWSLPLASLRYYGTVTRERSTMHDSRISVEQLQALALGASLGSYDNAVSAAKFIGSLWRLFHYIYQLKLHQIAEKPLELPEDLSRYSVVDLIDDRESLRSIMKLLQLMFPLRDGIELLLSDDSGERQIAMQLLRYGTNYGRSWLGNDASSLSVFLCLTHLQPLLGMIGYSGERINILRTLCSKHQLNPSEYVIRFRTRHNSWAFSPILHNHPVGVHGGMKRKRDEYEASDADIIECVEVPPGEDWICIGTPATSREHAVPTSAPVAFEDIFAELMEDNPQTRESVLFDFVFGDHNLAAVYRRRTIQSPPSNKPLPNTVPLSMVQDLLDKNALMPEKVAEYILDRFGSTQALHENSLLALGRVIDYYKHYLPQVTVSMSVIKSPVTSWKWVPSLLHPLDLSASLATQQAREGSIPSSVYLSLLSREHAFAAILQFESGIISLDTPDLATVFAISSGNSLFIAKQLLYDPTPADRIAPYAVSHAIGNVGKPGIAILVSPPELEIREHTLERWRLVNHHPFDGNPVGGRFDGTSLHLSFTGWDGPVSLDSTSYRTMEAYYLQTTISVNDGGEWVGDVDILKGLTDVQFLAYPSFSRGSCNHDSSFQTALLKSAGMVSIDCWEEILDPPEGVLVLRSTPVTSNDSRKWQWMVRLAAISMASSKGYKCFCLPLDRDICWTCIVGQIGIDGGKQLVVC is encoded by the coding sequence ATGGCAGGTTCCATCCAAAACATAGTGGCAACTCCGCTACATGCTGTTGCCGAGTCGAACATTGCTCTTGCCCATTTGAACTTTGATTTCTCACTGGTCAAAGTCGAGGCGCCTGCCGAACTTCAACCCGTGGGAAGACAGCTTTCTCAAGCCCGGCGACAGTCTGCGGAAGACGGGTCATTTCATATTCTGGCCCGGCGCCTAGGTGTGCTATTCGATGATGTTCTGCCGGACGTACCACTACTATTGGAGGCGTATGGGACTCGTGCTAGTGAAATAGCCCAAGAGACTTCCCAGAAATTACACCAACCGAGAAACATCGTGGATGGGTTCTTTGGAACTCATCTAGGCATTGATAGCACGACAATATGGGCTAGTGCAACTAGTGGCAGGTCGGTACTTCGCATTCATCTTCTCGCATGTTTTTTGGCCCGCATCTGGACTCATCAGGAAGCAACGGGGGTTTGGAAAGATATTGTAGAACATCGTCAGGCAATGATTAGAAGACAAGCTCAATCATCTGAAATTATGGATAACTACTTGGCGCAATTAGCTGCCGCCCATGAAATCGATGAAGCGCTACTAGCAAGCTGGGATTCCAGTGCTCGAGCCTGGTTACAAATTGCAGACcaagcgaagaagaaagagcagaTCCAGGTGCAGTTAATTGTCAACAACCGTTCAGTGGCAGTAAAGGACCAAGAAGCTTCCGATGACCAGCCATCTCCGAAGCCAAACAGCTATGACAGTGTTATGTCTAACTTTAACCGCGCCCTGACTGCGATGGAAAGCTTGATCAAGGGGGAGCCCCAAAGAATAACAGACGCGGGAATCATGCTCGGCTTAACCTCGTGGCATCTCTACCCGGATTTGGTAGTACTTACATCAAGTACAAAGGAGATATCCCAGAAAGATCAACTGGTGAAGGAAGGTGGAATCGTCACTATTGCAATCGCTCCTGAAACTGGCCCGCGTGCAGATGGAGTATATTGGTCTTTGCCACTGGCGAGTCTTCGTTACTACGGCACTGTTACGCGAGAACGATCGACTATGCATGACTCCAGAATCTCAGTGGAGCAACTACAGGCCTTAGCACTTGGTGCTTCTTTGGGCTCCTATGATAATGCAGTTTCTGCTGCAAAATTCATAGGGTCACTCTGGAGACTCTTTCATTATATATACCAACTCAAATTGCATCAGATCGCCGAGAAACCACTGGAGCTTCCCGAGGACTTATCACGGTATAGTGTGGTTGACCTCATCGACGATCGGGAGTCGCTTAGGTCAATCATGAAACTGCTACAACTGATGTTCCCCCTCAGAGATGGCATCGAATTGCTGCTCTCGGATGACTCTGGAGAGAGACAGATCGCAATGCAACTCTTGCGATACGGCACCAACTATGGAAGATCCTGGCTTGGAAACGATGCAAGCTCATTGTCGGTGTTCCTTTGTCTAACCCATCTGCAACCCCTGCTCGGAATGATCGGATACTCTGGTGAACGAATCAATATTCTTCGCACGCTATGCTCCAAGCATCAGCTCAACCCGTCTGAATATGTGATTCGCTTCCGAACTCGGCACAACTCGTGGGCATTCTCGCCTATATTACACAACCATCCCGTAGGTGTTCATGGTGGCATGAAAAGGAAGCGGGATGAATATGAGGCATCAGATGCAGATATTATTGAGTGCGTCGAAGTCCCACCAGGAGAGGACTGGATTTGCATTGGTACGCCAGCGACATCGAGGGAACATGCTGTTCCAACCAGCGCACCTGTTGCCTTCGAGGACATATTTGCAGAGCTTATGGAAGACAATCCGCAGACCAGAGAATCCGTTCTATTTGACTTTGTGTTCGGTGATCATAACCTCGCAGCCGTTTACAGAAGGCGAACCATCCAGTCACCACCAAGTAATAAGCCACTTCCGAACACAGTTCCATTGTCAATGGTCCAAGATCTGCTTGATAAAAATGCTTTGATGCCCGAGAAGGTGGCCGAATACATATTGGACCGGTTCGGGTCGACACAAGCTCTTCATGAGAACTCACTTCTCGCTCTTGGACGGGTAATAGACTACTACAAACACTACTTGCCTCAGGTTACGGTATCTATGAGCGTCATAAAGAGCCCTGTGACCTCGTGGAAATGGGTCCCATCATTGTTGCACCCGCTTGATCTATCAGCCTCTCTCGCCACGCAGCAAGCTCGCGAAGGATCTATTCCTAGCTCCGTTTATTTGAGTTTACTATCTCGAGAACATGCATTTGCAGCAATCCTCCAGTTCGAGTCCGGTATAATCAGCCTGGATACCCCAGACCTTGCAACGGTGTTTGCAATTTCTAGTGGCAACTCACTTTTTATTGCGAAGCAACTACTATACGATCCTACTCCAGCAGATAGAATTGCGCCCTATGCTGTTTCTCATGCCATCGGAAATGTGGGGAAACCGGGCATTGCTATCCTCGTTTCCCCGCCCGAACTGGAGATACGAGAACACACGCTTGAGCGGTGGCGCCTTGtcaaccatcatccatttGATGGAAACCCAGTGGGTGGAAGATTTGACGGTACATCGCTGCATTTGTCATTtactggatgggatgggccTGTGAGCTTGGATTCAACCAGCTACAGAACCATGGAAGCCTACTATCTTCAAACAACCATCTCCGTCAATGATGGCGGGGAGTGGGTGGGAGATGTGGATATCCTCAAAGGACTGACTGATGTTCAGTTCCTAGcttatccttctttctcAAGAGGATCATGCAATCACGATTCTAGCTTCCAGACAGCCCTATTAAAATCGGCCGGAATGGTGTCTATCGATTGTTGGGAGGAGATTTTGGATCCCCCTGAAGGTGTTCTCGTGCTCCGTTCGACACCGGTAACATCTAATGACTCCAGGAAGTGGCAATGGATGGTTCGATTAGCCGCTATAAGCATGGCGTCTTCCAAGGGATACAAATGCTTCTGTTTACCTCTAGATAGAGACATTTGCTGGACCTGTATTGTCGGACAGATAGGCATTGACGGAGGGAAGCAACTTGTCGTGTGCTAA
- a CDS encoding uncharacterized protein (COG:S;~EggNog:ENOG410PZH6), producing MSDSPRPVQRRRKRDSTLQAVDLLNGLMDTNTQRTASGANRPGPATPRPSRRLTYSVRRDATDMIDEVGPVSQTVPQRPRHAHPIEVTPRRSLRFSKPVPDGSTGDGSDQMLQPPKSPESKHESGDQSDEPGEVQSLEKAEEGLGDNTHVISPRPSSEEYSSSDAERDNEGDHISSQNDEEMLDGEDLASEVELFSNNDGDAHQSTGRPSPPPSSSQETPGRKPKTQPGSDIASEPTLVASNEDTSNDQWRDASEQPADRRDSSRSDASATKRLPTIAVEISTATPLSSNISKTVDHQADGPSRDNETRTLEQEANVVGTTQHNDPPYQPSEASSSSVPSPEPSSSKDDLQHHSAEASPRSSDPPRQSTKRRHSTTSSQGTARVQNIEPEHSTSTARQQASSFIPRESPADDPQRSREANHRGERHATEVASPGAIARSATQDGPTQENPDQQSHGAERPEDSAWFKEASELDSQGSNWKKVIQSMHPRNIAFNVKKVDVEFEPLKCELSSLIQAYKGIIEYLASDIGPPEYDVRSCSEMLETVDRQGRRQLEKAYTLSTQGDEVGGRALVEEFEIQIFPLLVRLVLVCFEAYYVDHRLFPEAYGHFQHAMRVLLGRCNQIGGLVRGKYVACRAVSPGLRLPLKRLLESLENGRLKKGHRRNDVEVDRHAKAPTRTAKQGQSKPTKPTTPAQAWTDEEGYALVEGLQRFQGKFQAHLLGRKEGAARHAHKMHLGPDRYYQICEFYHDGIGQRGEREVREQSERLYHQMLPQIREMARRGEDHWDWGWLLKVE from the coding sequence ATGTCGGACTCGCCGCGTCCTGtgcagcggaggaggaagcgcGATTCCACCCTGCAGGCGGTCGACCTTTTGAATGGCCTCATGGATACTAACACGCAGAGGACTGCGTCCGGGGCGAATCGACCCGGTCCCGCCACCCCGCGTCCCTCGCGTCGGCTCACGTACTCTGTCAGGAGAGATGCTACCGACATGATTGATGAGGTTGGTCCGGTCTCTCAAACTGTCCCCCAAAGGCCAAGACACGCCCACCCGATTGAAGTCACTCCCCGTCGGTCATTAAGGTTCTCGAAACCCGTGCCCGATGGATCCACTGGGGATGGGAGCGATCAAATGTTGCAGCCTCCCAAAAGCCCAGAATCCAAGCACGAGTCTGGCGATCAGTCAGATGAGCCAGGTGAGGTGCAGTCTTTAGAAAAGGCAGAAGAGGGTCTCGGGGATAACACTCACGTAATTTCCCCACGCCCAAGTTCCGAAGAATACTCGTCAAGCGACGCTGAACGTGATAATGAAGGCGATCATATATCGTCCCAGAATGACGAAGAGATGCTTGATGGCGAAGATCTGGCATCAGAAGTGGAACTTTTCTCAAATAATGATGGAGACGCCCACCAGTCTACCGGCCGGCCTAGCCCACCGCCATCTTCCAGCCAGGAGACTCCTGGTCGTAAACCCAAGACACAGCCTGGCAGCGACATAGCTTCAGAGCCAACATTAGTAGCATCAAATGAAGATACGAGCAACGATCAGTGGAGAGATGCATCCGAACAGCCGGCCGATAGGCGAGACTCCAGCCGCAGTGATGCTTCAGCGACAAAGCGACTTCCCACAATTGCGGTCGAGATAAGTACAGCAACGCCTTTATCATCTAATATCTCAAAAACGGTGGACCATCAAGCGGATGGACCATCGAGGGATAATGAAACGCGAACACTAGAACAAGAAGCCAATGTCGTCGGCACCACGCAGCACAATGACCCACCATACCAACCATCAGaggcatcctcatcatcggtgcCTTCTCCTGAACCTAGCTCATCCAAGGATGACCTTCAGCATCATTCTGCGGAAGCAAGTCCGCGGTCTTCAGACCCACCACGGCAATCCACGAAACGGAGACACTCGACTACGAGCTCACAGGGTACGGCCAGAGTACAGAACATAGAGCCCGAACACTCAACGTCCACTGCTCGTCAGCAGGCCAGCTCCTTTATTCCCAGAGAGAGTCCCGCCGATGATCCCCAGCGCTCCCGTGAAGCTAACCACCGTGGGGAACGACATGCTACGGAAGTTGCTTCCCCGGGAGCCATAGCCAGGTCTGCCACCCAGGACGGACCTACCCAAGAGAACCCGGATCAGCAGAGTCATGGGGCTGAACGCCCCGAAGATAGCGCGTGGTTCAAGGAAGCCTCTGAACTTGACAGCCAGGGCTCCAATTGGAAAAAGGTCATCCAGAGCATGCACCCTCGAAACATAGCTTTCAATGTCAAGAAAGTTGACGTTGAGTTTGAGCCTCTGAAGTGTGAATTATCCTCCCTAATCCAGGCCTACAAAGGGATTATCGAGTACTTGGCGTCTGATATTGGACCGCCAGAGTATGACGTGCGCAGCTGCAGCGAGATGCTTGAAACGGTTGACAGACAAGGACGCCGTCAACTGGAGAAGGCTTACACACTCTCGACTCAAGGGGATGAGGTGGGAGGCAGGGCACTGGTGGAAGAATTTGAGATCCAAATCTTCCCGCTGTTAGTGCGGCTGGTTCTCGTCTGTTTTGAAGCTTACTACGTGGATCATCGACTCTTCCCGGAAGCATACGGCCATTTTCAGCATGCCATGAGAGTACTGCTAGGGCGATGCAATCAGATCGGCGGTCTTGTTCGGGGGAAGTATGTGGCGTGCCGGGCCGTCAGCCCGGGCTTGCGTCTGCCCCTGAAGCGACTCCTTGAATCGCTTGAAAACGGGCGCCTGAAAAAGGGCCACCGACGGAATGATGTGGAGGTTGATAGGCATGCGAAGGCGCCGACAAGAACTGCTAAGCAGGGCCAGTCAAAACCGACGAAGCCGACCACTCCGGCACAGGCTTGGACAGATGAAGAGGGCTACGCTCTTGTCGAGGGTTTGCAACGATTCCAGGGTAAGTTTCAAGCTCATCTGCTTGGCAGGAAGGAAGGCGCAGCGCGGCATGCTCACAAGATGCATCTAGGTCCGGACCGCTACTATCAAATCTGTGAGTTCTACCACGATGGCATCGGTCAACgcggggagagggaagtgCGTGAACAAAGCGAAAGACTGTATCACCAAATGCTCCCGCAAATCCGGGAAATGGCgcggaggggagaagacCACTGGgattgggggtggttgttgaaggTGGAGTGA
- the RRD1 gene encoding serine/threonine-protein phosphatase 2A activator 1 (COG:O;~EggNog:ENOG410PJ68;~InterPro:IPR043170,IPR004327,IPR037218;~PFAM:PF03095;~go_function: GO:0019211 - phosphatase activator activity [Evidence IEA]) has protein sequence MAADLPSVRVLPTLDPAVGHTFAEPTKRIHEHSDVSEFLCSKAYVDLMTFLLQLNRSMFPSKLEDGRVQTWPLNSDAVEYSAPVRQLQQLLSKLEAILEEAPPDKGPRRFGNISFRRWYEIVESRASSLLEECLSPEVLNRKSADPEGPTAAVELKAYFLGSWGSPQRLDYGTGHELSFLAFLAGLWKLHGFPQSTPGVEERAIVLGVIQPYLELVRTIIKTYTLEPAGSHGVWGLDDHSFIPYIFGSAQFAPAISETDRVPEEGSLPDAPDPTGVAKVNVVERERRGNLYFSAIGFIYDVKKGPFWEHSPMLYDISGIKTGWAKINKGMIKMYNAEVLSKFPVVQHFPFGSLFSWDRDPNAIPQPSTVHTSSAPQPRQTEAPQASGPGTKAPWATSQAVPPTSGTAAPWATARGPARGPTLPDTSRLPPGPMAPTRAPWANAAPGPAPGAADPQGDVTTKAPWAK, from the exons ATGGCCGCGGACCTCCCTTCAGTCCGTGTGTTGCCCACCCTCGACCCCGCGGTGGGGCACACATTCGCCGAGCCCACCAAACGCATCCACGAGCACAGCGATGTCTCCGAGTTTCTGTGTTCTAAAGCTTATGTCGACCTTATGACATTTCTCCTCCAGCTCAACCGGTCAATGTTTCCATCCAAGCTTGAGGATGGGCGCGTTCAGACTTGGCCCTTGAACTCTGATGCTGTGGAGTACTCCGCGCCGGTTCGCCaactccagcagctgctctCCAAGCTAGAAGCTATTCTCGAGGAAGCTCCCCCAGATAAAGGCCCCCGTAGATTCGGCAACATCAGCTTTCGGAGGTGGTACGAGATTGTTGAAAGCCGTGCTTCCAGCCTCCTCGAGGAGTGTCTCTCTCCGGAGGTCCTCAATCGCAAGTCAGCGGACCCCGAGGGGCCTACGGCGGCAGTAGAGCTCAAGGCATACTTTCTGGGAAGCTGGGGAAGCCCTCAACGTCTAGACTATGGTACTGGTCATGAACTGAGTTTCCTGGCCTTCCTGGCTGGGCTCTGGAAGTTGCATGGATTTCCACAGAGCACTCCTGGTGTCGAAGAGAGAGCCATTGTTTTGGGTGTCATCCAGCC ATACCTTGAGCTAGTGCGAACAATTATCAAAACCTATACCTTGGAACCCGCCGGTTCCCACGGCGTGTGGGGACTCGATGATCACTCTTTCATCCCCTATATTTTCGGCTCGGCGCAGTTTGCTCCAGCTATATCTGAGACGGATCGAGTGCCAGAAGAAGGTTCTTTGCCGGATGCGCCTGACCCGACCGGTGTTGCCAAGGTGAACGTGGTGGAACGGGAACGTCGTGGAAACCTCTATTTTTCTGCCATCGGCTTCATCTACGACGTGAAGAAGGGCCCGTTCTGGGAGCACAGTCCAATGCTCTACGATATTTCTGGCATCAAGACCGGCTGGGCCAAGATTAACAAG GGGATGATCAAGATGTACAACGCCGAAGTGCTGTCCAAGTTTCCCGTGGTACAGCACTTCCCGTTCGGCTCTCTGTTCAGCTGGGATCGAGATCCAAACGCCATACCTCAGCCCTCTACCGTCCACACGTCGTCCGCGCCACAACCTCGACAAACCGAAGCTCCCCAGGCATCTGGTCCCGGAACTAAAGCCCCATGGGCTACATCTCAAGCTGTCCCTCCAACCAGCGGAACTGCCGCACCCTGGGCAACAGCACGCGGTCCGGCTAGAGGACCAACTCTGCCCGACACGTCCCGGCTACCGCCCGGCCCGATGGCCCCGACGAGGGCCCCATGGGCAAATGCAGCCCCAGGGCCGGCTCCTGGTGCTGCCGACCCTCAAGGGGACGTAACGACTAAGGCACCCTGGGCTAAATAA
- a CDS encoding Saf4/Yju2 family protein (COG:S;~EggNog:ENOG410PGCJ;~InterPro:IPR007590;~PFAM:PF04502), whose protein sequence is MQGFNMGRYVPPDLEGLTTGNKLHNKHPLGSRARNLQSTGALTVRFEMPFAIWCTTCQPHETIIGQGVRFNAEKKKIGNYYSTPVYSFRMKHGACGGWIEIHTDPKNTEYVVISGARRRDYGVDEEGRKVGEIVTGGDSKGKMDALERLEGKVVDKKRGDEERDRILELQERQKRDWEDPYEKSRRIRKVFRAERKGLERKAEEREKLKDKLSLGIELVDEIESDRVRAGLVDFGEGAVDGRRARMKPMFGEEEVRAGGGKKEGKRMKAKEVLEDRKAAFRSELRGNTRAAVDPFLSGDSDTWRPEVKRRKVVSGSKSGDGKESAENGSEMEKSSGEVGETPRPSLALVSYASDSE, encoded by the exons ATGCAAGGCTTCA ACATGGGACGCTACGTCCCCCCAGACCTAGAAGGCCTCACAACGGGCAACAAACTCCACAACAAACACCCCCTCGGCTCACGCGCTCGCAACCTACAATCCACCGGCGCTCTAACCGTCCGTTTCGAGATGCCGTTTGCGATCTGGTGCACGACATGCCAACCGCACGAGACCATCATCGGACAAGGAGTCCGCTTCAACGccgagaaaaagaaaatcggGAATTACTACAGCACCCCGGTATACAGTTTTCGAATGAAGCACGGGGCTTGTGGCGGGTGGATCGAGATACACACGGACCCGAAGAACACGGAGTATGTGGTTATTTCGGGggcgcggaggagggattatggagttgatgaggaggggaggaaggtggGGGAGATAGTTACTGGGGGGGATAGTaaggggaagatggatgcGTTGGAGAGGTTAgaggggaaggtggtggATAAGAAGCGCGGGGATGAGGAACGAGATCGGATTTTGGAGTTGcaggagagacagaagaGGGATTGGGAGGATCCGTATGAGAAGAGTCGCAGGATTAGGAAGGTTTTCcgggcggagaggaaggggttggagaggaaggcggaggagagggagaagttgaaggatAAGTTGAGTTTGGGGAttgagcttgttgatgaGATTGAGAGTGATCGGGTCAGGGCCGGGTTAGTGGATTTCGGGGAGGGTGCGGTGGATGGacggagggcgaggatgaagccgatgtttggggaggaagaggtgcgGGCtggtggggggaagaaggaggggaagaggatgaaggctaaggaggtgctggaggatCGAAAGGCTGCGTTTCGGAGTGAGCTGAGAGGGAATACGAGGGCTGCGGTGGATCCGTTTTTGAGTGGTGATTCCGATACGTGGAGGCCTGAGGTtaagaggaggaaggttgTCTCTGGAAGTAAGTCTGGTGATGGGAAGGAGAGTGCTGAAAATGgctcggagatggagaagagttCTGGGGAGGTGGGAGAGACACCCCGTCCGAGTCTTGCGTTGGTGAGCTATGCGTCGGATTCGGAGTGA
- a CDS encoding uncharacterized protein (COG:S;~EggNog:ENOG410Q1Z5) yields the protein MSPRGFGREEVSPGVVVELEEKRWRIVSHEEEVVMQGSEQRTVKQCRSYACILLKVRQVGSKPPVYGNMRIYKQIPTEETVGDRPEVRAKQANVWVPREVRAYRQLMLKNSTFTPKLLDSSEGKQEAGSLVPGGFMVWVVSEEVSGIRLGDEESDDIFWSMEYCVRDQIRNSFKENYLKMASWGWLPFHRTCEDLVWVPESSTLFFVNWFMPTEVVAPCNWKEGILYGSGLLKPPASPTFSIQLWNNSVEGWQG from the exons ATGTCTCCTCGCGGGTTTGGTCGGGAGGAGGTGAGCCCAGGCGTCGTCGTCGAGCTGGAAGAAAAGCGATGGCGCATTGTGAGTcacgaagaggaggtggttaTGCAGGGCAGCGAGCAAAGAACTGTCAAGCAGTGTCGTTCATATGCCTGCATCTTGCTGAAGGTACGACAAGTGGGCTCTAAGCCGCCAGTTTACGGAAATATGAGGATCTACAAGCAGATACCTACAGAGGAGACAGTCGGCGACCGCCCCGAAGTACGAGCCAAGCAAGCGAACGTTTGGGTTCCCCGTGAGGTCAGAGCATACCGCCAGCTCATGCTCAAGAATTCAACCTTTACCCCCAAACTTTTGGACAGCTCGGAGGGAAAACAAGAGGCCGGCAGCCTAGTGCCTGGGGGTTTCATGGTCTGGGTGGTCTCCGAGGAGGTCTCAGGTATTCGCTTGGGAGACGAAGAGAGTGACGATATCTTCTGGTCAATGGAGTACTGTGTCCGTGACCAAATTCGCAATTCTTTCAAGGAGAACTACCT AAAAATGGCTAGCTGGGGATGGCTTCCTTTTCATCGTACCTGTGAAGATCTGGTCTGGGTCCCCGAATCATCTACCCT GTTTTTCGTGAACTGGTTTATGCCCACCGAAGTAGTCGCGCCGTGCAATTGGAAGGAGGGAATCTTGTACGGCTCTGGCCTCCTCAAGCCTCCCGCGTCCCCGACTTTCTCTATTCAGCTTTGGAATAATAGTGTTGAAGGCTGGCAGGGTTGA